One genomic window of Streptococcus mitis includes the following:
- a CDS encoding Gfo/Idh/MocA family protein produces the protein MVNYGIVGAGYFGADLARSMNKIEDAKVVAVFDPNHGEEVAQELGSDVCASLDELVAREDIDCVIVASPSYLHREPVVKAAQHGKHVFCEKPIALSYEDCKAMVDACKENNVIFMAGHIMNFFNGVHHAKELITQGKIGKVLYCHAARTGWEEQQPTVSWKKLRSQSGGHLYHHIHELDCIQFIMGGLPEKATMVGGNVYHKGENFGDEDDMLIVNLEYSDDRYAVLEYGNAFRWGEHYVLIQGTEGAIKLDLFNTGGTLRVKGEGESHFLVHETQEEDDDRTAIYTGRGMDGAIAYGKPGVRCPLWLQTCIDKEMEYLHDIIKGGEITEEYEKLLNGVAALESIATADACTLSVKEDRKVSLSEITNA, from the coding sequence ATGGTAAATTACGGTATTGTTGGAGCTGGATATTTTGGAGCTGATTTGGCTCGCTCAATGAACAAAATTGAAGATGCAAAAGTGGTTGCGGTATTTGACCCAAATCATGGAGAAGAAGTTGCTCAAGAGTTGGGATCAGATGTTTGTGCAAGTTTAGATGAACTTGTAGCACGTGAAGATATTGATTGTGTGATCGTAGCTTCACCTAGCTACCTTCACCGTGAACCTGTTGTGAAAGCTGCTCAACATGGCAAACACGTATTTTGTGAAAAGCCAATTGCATTGTCTTATGAAGATTGTAAAGCCATGGTTGACGCATGTAAAGAAAATAATGTTATCTTTATGGCTGGTCACATCATGAACTTCTTTAATGGTGTACACCATGCTAAAGAATTGATTACTCAAGGTAAAATCGGTAAAGTTCTTTATTGCCATGCCGCTCGTACAGGTTGGGAAGAACAACAACCAACTGTATCATGGAAGAAACTTCGTTCTCAATCTGGAGGACATTTGTACCACCATATTCATGAATTAGATTGCATTCAGTTCATCATGGGAGGACTTCCTGAAAAAGCGACAATGGTAGGAGGTAATGTATATCATAAAGGTGAAAACTTTGGTGATGAAGATGATATGCTCATTGTAAACCTAGAATACTCTGATGATCGTTATGCTGTTTTGGAATATGGTAATGCTTTCCGTTGGGGTGAACACTACGTCTTGATTCAAGGAACTGAAGGAGCTATCAAACTTGACTTGTTCAATACTGGAGGTACTCTTCGTGTTAAAGGTGAAGGAGAATCACACTTCTTGGTACATGAAACTCAAGAGGAAGATGATGACCGTACAGCTATCTATACCGGTCGTGGTATGGATGGAGCAATTGCGTACGGTAAACCAGGAGTACGTTGCCCATTATGGTTACAAACATGTATTGATAAAGAAATGGAATATCTACATGACATCATTAAAGGTGGAGAAATTACAGAAGAATATGAAAAACTTCTCAATGGTGTAGCTGCTTTAGAATCAATCGCTACCGCTGATGCATGTACTTTATCAGTTAAAGAAGATCGAAAAGTAAGTCTTTCAGAAATCACAAATGCTTAA
- a CDS encoding YhcH/YjgK/YiaL family protein: MIISEQSDFRRYASVNKHFSKVCDFLENTNLTDLVDGKIDIDGENVFANCMTYLADGVPGDIFETHKKYLDIHIVVENTEKMAVTSPVRAQSRVPFSEEKDIAFYDSKDYQIVELLPGNMLVTFEEDLHQPKIHCNDETVKKLVIKVLNEEK, translated from the coding sequence ATGATTATTTCTGAACAATCTGATTTTAGACGATATGCTTCTGTCAATAAACATTTTTCAAAAGTCTGTGATTTTTTAGAAAATACAAATTTGACAGATTTAGTTGATGGAAAAATTGATATTGACGGGGAAAATGTTTTTGCAAATTGTATGACTTATCTAGCTGATGGAGTTCCAGGAGATATTTTTGAAACTCATAAGAAATATTTAGATATTCATATTGTTGTTGAAAATACAGAAAAAATGGCAGTAACTTCCCCAGTTCGTGCTCAGTCACGTGTACCTTTTAGCGAAGAGAAGGATATTGCTTTTTACGATAGCAAAGACTATCAAATTGTTGAATTGCTTCCAGGGAATATGTTGGTGACTTTTGAAGAAGATCTTCACCAACCAAAGATTCATTGCAATGATGAAACTGTTAAAAAACTTGTTATCAAAGTTTTAAATGAGGAAAAATAA
- a CDS encoding sialidase family protein, translated as MKKNIKQYVTLGTVVVLSAFVANSVAAQETETSEVSTPELVQPVSPTTSISEVQPKSGNSSEVTVQPRTVETTVKDQSSTADAISGVQPKSDNSSEVTVQPRTVETTVKDPSSTAEETPVLEKNNVTLTGGGENVTNELKDKLTSGDFTVVIKYNQSSEKGLQALFGISNSKPGQQNSYVDVFLRDNGELGMEARDTSSNKNHLVSRPASVWGKYKQEAVTNTVAVVADSVKKTYSLYANGTKVVEKKVDNFLSIKDIKGIDYYMLGGVKRAGKTAFGFSGTLENIKFFNSALDEETVKKMTTNAVTGHLIYTANDTTGSNYFRIPVLYTFSNGRVFSSIDARYGGTHDFLNKINIATSYSDDNGKTWTKPKLTLAFDDFAPVPLEWPRDVGGRDLQISGGATYIDSVIVEKNNKQVLMFADVMPAGVSFREATRKDSGYKQIDGNYYLKLKKQGDTDYNYTIRENGTVYDDRTNRPTEFSVDKNFGIKQNGNYLTVEQYSVSFENNKKTEYRNGTKVHMNIFYKDALFKVVPTNYIAYISSNDHGESWSAPTLLPPIMGLNRNAPYLGPGRGIIESSTGRILIPSYTGKESAFIYSDDNGASWKVKVVPLPSSWSAEAQFVELSPGVIQAYMRTNNGKIAYLTSKDAGTTWSAPEYLNFVSNPSYGTQLSIINYSQLIDGKKAVILSTPNSTNGRKHGQISIGLINDDNTIDWRYHHDVDYSNYGYSYSTLTELPNHEIGLMFEKFDSWSRNELHMKNVVPYVTFKIEDLKKN; from the coding sequence ATGAAAAAAAATATTAAACAATATGTAACCTTAGGTACTGTAGTGGTATTATCAGCATTTGTTGCTAACTCAGTTGCAGCTCAGGAGACTGAAACTTCTGAAGTATCAACACCAGAGTTGGTGCAACCTGTTTCACCAACGACTTCGATTTCGGAAGTACAACCTAAATCGGGTAACTCTTCGGAAGTTACTGTACAACCTCGAACAGTTGAAACTACTGTTAAGGATCAATCTTCCACAGCGGATGCGATTTCGGGAGTACAACCTAAATCGGATAATTCTTCGGAAGTTACTGTACAACCTCGAACAGTCGAAACTACTGTTAAGGATCCATCTTCTACAGCGGAAGAAACTCCTGTCTTAGAAAAAAATAATGTTACTTTAACAGGGGGCGGAGAAAATGTTACTAATGAGTTAAAGGATAAACTTACTAGCGGTGACTTTACTGTAGTGATTAAGTACAATCAGTCTAGTGAGAAAGGTTTACAAGCTTTGTTTGGAATATCTAATTCTAAACCTGGTCAACAAAATAGTTATGTAGATGTGTTCCTTAGAGACAATGGTGAATTGGGAATGGAAGCGCGTGATACTTCTTCCAATAAAAATCACCTAGTATCCAGACCTGCTTCAGTTTGGGGTAAGTACAAACAAGAGGCTGTGACTAACACTGTTGCAGTAGTAGCAGATTCAGTCAAAAAAACATATTCTTTATATGCTAATGGTACAAAAGTAGTAGAAAAGAAAGTGGATAACTTCCTAAGCATCAAGGATATTAAAGGTATTGATTACTATATGCTTGGGGGAGTGAAACGTGCAGGAAAAACGGCGTTTGGTTTTAGCGGAACACTAGAAAATATCAAATTCTTTAATAGTGCATTGGATGAAGAAACTGTTAAAAAGATGACAACAAACGCTGTTACTGGACATTTAATTTATACGGCTAATGATACAACAGGTTCTAACTATTTCCGTATTCCAGTTCTGTATACTTTTAGCAATGGTCGGGTTTTTTCAAGCATTGACGCTCGTTACGGTGGAACTCATGATTTCTTGAATAAAATTAATATTGCTACAAGTTATAGTGATGATAATGGTAAGACATGGACTAAACCAAAATTAACATTGGCATTCGATGATTTTGCGCCAGTACCATTAGAATGGCCTCGTGATGTTGGTGGACGTGACTTACAAATCAGCGGTGGTGCAACCTATATTGACTCTGTTATTGTTGAAAAAAATAATAAACAAGTACTCATGTTTGCTGATGTTATGCCTGCTGGAGTAAGTTTTAGAGAAGCTACTAGAAAAGATTCTGGTTATAAACAAATTGATGGTAATTATTACCTTAAATTAAAGAAACAAGGTGATACTGATTATAATTATACTATTCGTGAGAATGGTACTGTATACGACGATCGTACCAACAGACCAACTGAATTTTCAGTAGATAAAAATTTCGGTATTAAACAAAATGGTAATTATTTGACGGTAGAGCAATATTCGGTTTCATTTGAAAATAATAAAAAGACTGAATATCGTAATGGGACTAAAGTCCATATGAATATCTTCTACAAAGATGCATTATTCAAAGTAGTGCCAACGAACTATATTGCATATATTTCTAGCAATGATCATGGCGAATCTTGGTCTGCACCAACTTTATTACCTCCTATAATGGGACTTAATCGGAATGCGCCTTATTTGGGTCCTGGACGTGGAATCATTGAAAGCTCAACTGGACGTATTCTTATTCCGTCTTACACTGGTAAAGAGTCTGCATTCATTTATAGTGACGATAACGGAGCGTCTTGGAAAGTTAAAGTTGTGCCACTTCCTTCTAGTTGGTCAGCAGAAGCACAATTTGTAGAATTGAGTCCAGGAGTAATTCAAGCATACATGCGTACAAATAATGGTAAAATTGCATATTTAACAAGTAAAGACGCAGGTACTACTTGGAGTGCGCCGGAATATTTGAATTTTGTTTCAAATCCAAGTTATGGAACACAATTATCAATCATCAATTATAGTCAATTGATTGATGGTAAAAAGGCTGTCATTTTAAGTACTCCAAACTCCACAAATGGTCGTAAACACGGACAAATTTCGATTGGTCTAATTAATGATGATAATACAATTGATTGGCGTTATCATCACGATGTTGATTATAGTAACTATGGATACTCATATTCAACATTGACAGAGTTACCAAATCATGAAATTGGATTGATGTTTGAAAAATTTGATTCATGGTCTCGTAATGAACTTCATATGAAAAATGTTGTACCATATGTAACATTTAAGATTGAAGATTTGAAAAAGAATTAA